In a genomic window of Panthera uncia isolate 11264 unplaced genomic scaffold, Puncia_PCG_1.0 HiC_scaffold_1626, whole genome shotgun sequence:
- the LOC125917253 gene encoding FAST kinase domain-containing protein 5, mitochondrial-like, whose product MALAICRRFPGSFCGTPPCPALIKHHVNKKLPGQTCKDCVLTAKTISTDTRTTATLKLLKPLGYRAFCSPFAYSTAQSVTYWNVGSYTQPRGQEPPEHSGFCHPAKKVENIHSISSSQRILTTSSTFPGLEFSRTSASKASTLKPGSHRAAGVEDNIEIFDSFEDPRGFLQLRPEYQLHSYNRSETCQPLSVSEGELILHKVTVHQDNLQPQVIADYFCKLSSLPAEQHPVLLSSTSFALLCQLSVKNIQFFDVPELISILKAFVSLGIPHSHSVLGVYEIRFCSKVWEMSLDQLLLVADLWRNLGRRVPRFLKIFFSYLNLHWKDLSLSQLIHLIYIIGESRQAPQDLMQKLESLILKYIDLINLEEVGTICLGFFKSSSNLSEYVMRRIGDLACADMQHLSSYALVNILKMFRFTHVDHGNFMKQFGQIAPQRIPFLGVQGVMHLTLACSALRILDEGIMNAVAASLPPRVAYCRSKDVAKILWSFGTLNYKPPNTEEFYSSLINEIHRKMPEFSRYPEHLLTCLLGLAFSEYFPLELINFALSPGFVKLAQERSKFELTKELYTLDGTVGIECLDYRGNRLSAHLQQEGSEMLWNLARKDMCSKPEFLEALFLLENMLGGPQYIKHHMILPHTRSSDLEVQLDVNMKPLPFNKEAIPIKDEAKLRLKHVGVSITDDLMNQLLKGKSRECFQGEIASETEQRKRELENAPIPSGTSLCNVADRLGAMEMAGPCPPACTQAPQVKLAIQLTNKNQYCYGSRDLLGLHNMKRRQLNRLGYRVVEVSHWEWLPLLKRTRLEKLMFLHEKVFTSAL is encoded by the coding sequence ATGGCTCTTGCGATATGCCGAAGATTTCCAGGTAGTTTCTGTGGAACGCCTCCCTGTCCAGCTCTAATCAAGCACCATGTAAACAAGAAATTGCCTGGACAAACCTGTAAGGACTGTGTTCTGACTGCCAAAACGATCAGTACTGACACCAGAACAACAGCCACTCTCAAGTTGTTAAAACCTTTAGGATATCGAGCGTTTTGCAGTCCTTTTGCCTACAGCACAGCCCAAAGTGTGACATATTGGAATGTGGGAAGCTACACACAGCCGAGGGGACAGGAGCCTCCAGAACACAGCGGCTTCTGCCATCCTGCCAAAAAAGTTGAGAACATTCATAGCATTTCCTCCTCTCAGAGGATCCTGACGACCAGCAGTACCTTCCCAGGTTTGGAATTCAGCAGGACTTCTGCCTCTAAGGCCAGCACGTTGAAGCCAGGCTCACACAGGGCTGCGGGAGTTGAAGACAATATAGAAATTTTTGATTCCTTTGAAGACCCCCGAGGTTTCCTACAGCTAAGACCAGAGTACCAGCTTCACAGCTATAACAGATCTGAGACTTGCCAGCCCCTGTCTGTTTCAGAAGGTGAATTAATTTTGCACAAAGTCACAGTTCATCAAGATAATCTCCAGCCTCAAGTCATTGCTGATTATTTCTGTAAGCTGAGCTCTTTGCCTGCAGAGCAGCATCCTGTTTTGCTGTCCAGCACCAGCTTTGCTTTGCTCTGCCAGCTGAGTGTGAAAAACATTCAGTTCTTTGATGTCCCGGAGTTGATCAGTATTTTGAAGGCCTTTGTCAGTTTGGGAATCCCTCACTCGCATTCAGTGCTAGGTGTGTATGAAATCAGATTTTGCAGTAAGGTGTGGGAGATGAGTCTGGATCAACTTCTCTTGGTGGCCGATCTCTGGCGAAACTTGGGTCGCAGAGTACCtcggtttttaaaaatcttttttagttATCTTAATCTGCACTGGAAAGACCTATCCTTGTCCCAGCTGATTCACTTAATTTATATTATAGGTGAAAGTcgtcaggcaccccaagacctaATGCAAAAACTGGAATCATTGATTCTCAAGTACATAGATTTGATCAACTTAGAGGAGGTTGGTACAATCTGTTTGGGGTTCTTTAAATCAAGTAGTAATCTCTCTGAATACGTCATGCGGAGAATTGGAGACTTGGCTTGTGCTGACATGCAGCATCTGAGCAGTTATGCCTTAGTGAATATTCTTAAGATGTTCCGTTTCACTCACGTGGATCACGGAAATTTCATGAAGCAATTTGGCCAGATTGCTCCTCAGCGAATCCCTTTTCTAGGAGTTCAGGGTGTCATGCACCTGACTCTTGCTTGCTCAGCCTTACGCATCCTGGATGAAGGGATAATGAACGCTGTGGCTGCGTCTTTGCCTCCAAGGGTGGCATATTGCCGAAGTAAAGATGTTGCCAAGATTCTGTGGTCATTTGGAACTCTGAATTATAAGCCACCCAATACAGAAGAGTTTTATTCTAGCCTGATAAATGAGATTCACAGAAAGATGCCTGAGTTCAGTCGATATCCAGAACACCTGCTCACCTGCCTGCTGGGCCTGGCATTCTCTGAGTACTTTCCATTAGAGCTCATCAATTTTGCTTTGAGTCCAGGGTTCGTCAAGTTAGCTCAGGAGAGAAGTAAGTTTGAACTCACTAAGGAGCTATATACTCTTGATGGTACAGTTGGCATCGAGTGTCTAGATTACAGAGGCAATCGTCTTAGTGCTCACCTTCAGCAAGAGGGGTCGGAAATGCTGTGGAATTTAGCAAGGAAGGATATGTGCTCAAAGCCTGAATTCCTGGAAGCTCTCTTTTTACTAGAGAACATGTTGGGTGGGCCCCAGTACatcaaacaccatatgattttgcCTCATACCCGATCTTCTGACTTAGAGGTCCAGCTTGATGTTAACATGAAGCCATTACCCTTTAACAAAGAAGCCATACCAATTAAGGATGAAGCCAAATTAAGGCTTAAGCATGTGGGAGTCAGCATTACAGATGATTTGATGAATCAGCTACTAAAAGGGAAATCAAGAGAATGTTTCCAGGGAGAGATTGCATCAGAGACTGAACAGCGGAAAAGGGAGTTAGAGAACGCACCTATACCTTCGGGGACCTCCCTTTGCAATGTGGCAGACAGATTGGGGGCTATGGAGATGGCTGGCCCTTGTCCCCCAGCTTGCACGCAGGCCCCACAAGTGAAGCTGGCTATTCAGTTGACAAATAAAAACCAGTACTGCTATGGTTCCAGGGATCTGCTTGGACTGCACAATATGAAGAGGCGGCAGCTGAATCGGCTTGGGTACCGTGTAGTAGAGGTATCCCACTGGGAATGGCTCCCACTGTTGAAACGAACTCGCTTAGAAAAGCTGATGTTCCTCCATGAGAAAGTGTTCACCTCTGCTCTCTGA